Proteins encoded together in one Camelina sativa cultivar DH55 chromosome 9, Cs, whole genome shotgun sequence window:
- the LOC109126475 gene encoding uncharacterized protein LOC109126475 — protein sequence MTNPSDDLNEAMEQPTEQRWGRTRTRTVLPQPSSAISTEGPSPSTIPPPAPDAPLEPLAATNIGPGPVTDQLVTNAATLLSAALTNTAARSNAALPNALPVQRSGLDDLMQVILDRLAGQETRTNERLEAIVAAQEASQNQISRLQQRRSERQSENDPGDQHANPPPPAMLSVEERYESHRRPPASIIVGSMEERPREVPSENQNQTQRRSGSPPTPTLPSRQTDADLKDKTIRRLEMMIQELSSRVHRATSSAPNLDRVLEEVQRSPFTARISRVRVRYVNKFKFTPYNGLDDPKPFLTSMSFAISRAHFSEEEYEAGCCQLFVENLAHEALGWFARLPLNSIGSYHXS from the coding sequence ATGACGAATCCTAGCGACGATCTCAACGAAGCAATGGAGCAGCCGACGGAGCAGCGATGGGGGCGAACGAGAACACGAACTGTCCTGCCTCAACCCTCTTCGGCGATCTCAACCGAAGGCCCCTCGCCGAGCACGATTCCTCCGCCAGCGCCCGACGCGCCCCTCGAACCCCTCGCAGCCACAAACATTGGACCCGGACCTGTCACCGACCAGTTGGTAACTAACGCCGCAACTCTCCTCAGCGCCGCTCTCACCAACACTGCCGCTCGCTCCAATGCCGCTCTCCCCAATGCTTTGCCCGTCCAAAGGAGCGGACTCGACGACCTGATGCAAGTCATACTCGATCGACTCGCTGGTCAGGAAACGCGAACAAACGAGCGGCTCGAAGCAATTGTGGCAGCGCAGGAAGCGTCGCAAAATCAAATTAGCAGGCTCCAGCAACGAAGGAGCGAGCGCCAGAGTGAGAACGACCCCGGCGATCAGCACGCAAATCCACCGCCCCCTGCGATGTTGTCCGTAGAAGAACGCTACGAAAGCCATAGACGCCCACCAGCATCGATCATCGTAGGCTCCATGGAAGAACGCCCCAGAGAAGTCCCATCcgagaaccaaaaccaaacgcAGAGACGAAGCGGAAGCCCGCCGACCCCAACTTTGCCGAGCCGACAAACCGACGCAGATCTCAAGGACAAAACCATACGGCGCCTTGAGATGATGATCCAAGAACTCTCCTCGAGAGTTCACCGGGCAACGAGCTCGGCCCCCAATCTCGACCGAGTACTCGAAGAGGTTCAGCGCTCGCCGTTCACTGCAAGGATCTCTCGCGTTCGTGTTCGTTACGTAAACAAGTTCAAGTTCACTCCGTACAATGGATTGGATGACCCAAAGCCGTTTCTGACTTCTATGAGTTTTGCTATAAGCCGAGCTCACTTCAGTGAAGAGGAATACGAAGCTGGCTGCTGTCAACTCTTTGTCGAGAACCTAGCTCACGAAGCTTTGGGATGGTTCGCTCGGCTCCCGCTGAACTCTATCGGAAGCTACCACGNGAGCTGA